The sequence GCGTGTAAGAAAGCAGTACAAAGAGTGAATTATATAGAGGACCTCTGAACAAATTAAtacagttttgatatgctgcacagctaccgtgcacacctatgtgagcaccgatgaggtatCACTCAtccattggatgtgatgaaatatagaaaaattgtgtattcaatgggtgagtgacacctcatcggtgctcacataggtgtgcacggtaggtgtgcagcatatcaaatctcgttatgtatatatatgtatatatgtgtgtgtatcgCCCAAGTTTAAGCAAAACAATGAGGCATATATGATGATCAGCTAGCATTAAAAAACAAGAGAATCAATGTGTGAATGTACTACAATATGTGAATCGATTTGGTGGTCCGTTTTTCGAGCAATAAAGCAAAGGTGATGAAAGTTTTGGGTGGTTGGGTTTGTGACTCGTGAGAATCAGTGGTTTTAATTGTGGCGTATATTTCAGTGATTTGGTATTCTTGATGTTTGACATTGTCTTGATTTGAGTGCTTTTTAATCGTGAAAACCGACTGGTCTGGGATGGATTTAGTCAATATTAAGACTTGTTTGTCAAGGAAAAATTTATATCCGGATCTGGACATGGCCCCTCATCAAAACCCGACAGGTCCGTGTTAACCCGTTCAACTTTAAACAcacttttaattataattaaatacacaataaaaatataaaaattaatatatttatcaaaattaaatctaaatcataacattaaaaatttaaaacaatggATGAAGATATTGTGAACAAAAGGTGAAAGGacctttatatttaattaattaatataatataaaatataaatatattattagttATACATAGACGAATCCAATTAAAACCGAAAAAGATATGTGTTTGATCCTAGGCCGGGTTTGCATCTCTATTCACGATATTTACGCAAATCGAAACCAAGCCCATGGTATATGATTTCGATTGAGATCgataattttccttttttattttaaataaagtatTCATAAACGAATAATGAATTCAGCAGGCTTTCGATTGGATGATTAAGGCTTGCcaaatatacatattttatatattcgtttttaaaaaaaattaaattaaacgtCATCGTCATggcataaaattttttattttttgagaaaacAATGATATAATAATTACTATTCAATTACAACTAGGGATGACAACTTTCCCCACGGGTTTGGGGCCTNattttttttttttgggagaaaACAATGATATAATAATTACTACTCAATTACAACTAGGGATGGCAACTTTCCCCACGGGTTTGGGGCCTCGTGGGGAAAATCCGAAACGGGTATGGGGATccccgattttttcgggtttgggttcgggttcggggatttttttaaatccccgATGTAGTTCGAGGTGGGTATGGGATTACTATCCCCATCCCCGAACCCgtcccgaaaataatatcaataataaaataatagtattattagtaataataatataataataatattattttttaaaatattaataataatattattattaatattgatattaatattatctctaataataatagataataataagttttggtttgaaaaaatctccgaatccgtcatcgtcttgccatattaatatttttgaaacggggATGGGGGCGGGGATGGGAAGTTGATCCCCGAAGTTTAGGGTTTGGGgatccccgaacccgaaaaagcgGGGATGGGGGTGGTGATGGAATTCGAGGATGAGGATGAGAATGGCAAACCCGCCCCGGCCCCGgccattgccatccctaattACAACATTATAATATCAACTTTTAACCAAATATGCACATATTAATTcccaatatttaatttttttaatggtttccGACTTTCATCTATGAGAACTAATTATATTGATACCTAATTATACATACATGCATGAAGAGATATATTGTTTGATTCTACGTACTCATAAtagattattaattattttgattcagacctttttttttaatttaatagttTGTTACTAAGTTAGAATTATGATTAACGACGAGACGGATTTCACATTAAACTCGGCTCATCCGGAACATGTTTAAATTCAGTTAAATGAGTTGTAAGGCGGTCGAAACCCGATTGATAAAGTGTCTCATTAACTCGCACCGTTTCAGGTTCCTCTTGCGGAAAAAATTTCATCCCTATCTCTAACCTTGGTTTACAAAATGTTATCTCTTGTCGTTaacttattattaaaatataatgatttgaatataattttgattatatgtatttttggattttttattgtatatttacaaaaattaaaaatgtaaaTAGTTAACGGATTTGCGGTTCCAACCCAAATTGATCCCAGTGGGTTTTAGGGCATCGCTTGTTAGAATCCAATTTTTCCTAACAGAACAGATCTTCGGATTGACCAAAtccatcactacaagaaattcaatGTACAACAACACtcaaaagacaacagttttatcagaaaccgttgtcttttttccttttaacaacggttttcgttaaaaccgttgtctttaagaatttttttataaattgttgtctattagcgtgttttttggacattCGACAACGCTTTTCTgaaactgttgtcgattagcgtgttttttggacaaacaacaatgaacatatatttagcgacggttttgctaaatccgtcgctaaattagcatataccgtcgctaattaaaaatagcgacggttttcagttaaaccgtcgctaaatttaacggcggtttaagtaaaaccgtcgttatttttaaattagcgacggtttgcatattcatattttaaatagttatttcTTTACTaagaaacaattatttattattttcgttcAACGAActtgttaaaatttatttgttttgagATTGACTCAAATTAAGAATGTTCTAATCATTTTGCTAAACAAAGAAAAAACAAGAATGTCCAATAATGCTAATTGAATACTAACCTAGTTACTCGAAAACAAGTTATACTATTTTTGtcgttaaatttatttaaagtcGTGTTTTGATGAGAAGATTCGACCtgagaaaaaatttgaaatgtgaGTTTGAAATGACACATATTTTGAATATATTCAAATTCGTCGTAATCATTATTACGTTTACATATGTTAAAGAATGAATGAATCTAaaacacattaaaaataaattcatataaaCACTCAAATTGATTTAAACTCTCCCTCTATCTAAACGCAACCTAAGATAATAAATTTATCATCGTTTAATTTTtagatattaatttataaaatcgaaaaaacatATACATTCGAAATATGGACTCGAGACTTTTaaagataaataatataaataattaagcatATTACCAAACtaccaacaaaataaaattttgaacatttattataaattaacaacaatatttttaagaattaaagtttcatatatttttaatgatacaaatataatgatttaaaataattaaaaatattatagtttatttttaaaaaataaaggagGGGTCGGGATCTCATACTCGTCCCTCGGTTTTTAtcgttaaaaaaaaagtattatcatcgacaaaataaaaattgtaacaTTTACACCATGGTATAGTTTTGTACAATAGATAAGAgagagattgataaataatcctcttTATCTCACGTTTAGTACTTTTTTAGAAAGCtccgtgataaataattttatacaaggataaaatatctcttttatgagatgtaataattttaatttaatgataaaaatNTCGGCtcatgaacagataagaaatatgaactcaagcaacaactttgaaattataaaatttattatgataatgttaattttgtcattacaatctaatatataaatttaatcatccttattaaaatcataccaaatattaaatataatatcctacatcttatttatcattatcttatccttatattatatatcacatgtttatcttaTCATGTGTATCAAACTATGTCATATACGTAACCACAATATTTAATTGGTATGACAAAATTACACCAACATAAAATTACTATTATATAGTtgacaaaaataacatttcaaaaCTATATCAttacttatattttataatataaatcaatCTAATTTAAAAAACTgattaaattttcaaagaatttttttttaaaaaaaataaaagtttatccAACGAGTACGACATAACCCTAGTTTATTATAGATTAACAATAGTATTCTAAAAAGCTAAAGtttcatgtattttattaataaataagtaaggaatatattgattttaaataatttaaaaggattaaataaaaaacaagtaaacaaaaattaaaagaaggAGCCGAGATCCGACACCCCGGCCCCTTGTTTATTTTTTCAACGGGCCGTAATTTTAAACCCCGGTTTTTCGGTTTGTTTTTTtccacaaaaaatatatatatttacattttattattcTGGATTCGGATGCTCGTAACCCGGTTGTCTTCTGCTGCGTTTACTGTATCGGTCCGCGAGGTCAGATTTCCTCATTATCCCTTCTCTACCAGTTTCTGACGCGTGAGAACCACGCCCTCCTTCTTCACCGATTGTGGTCTCCCCAATCACCGATTCACCCTCTTCAATCCTGAGATTTATCCCATGGTCCCGAAACAGTGAACTTCCATAATCAAAACCCTAATTTTCCAGATTCTGTTAGTTTTACTCACCGAAATTTGGGGTTTTGAAATGGATGATAAGGGTGATAAATTAGCTCTTGCTATATACAAACCCCTGAGATTCACGGGGGGTTGCTTGGAAATTCGTTTGTTTTACGTTCGTGTTGCGCCTTGTTCGGTCGACAGCCTCCCCGATCGACTCACGCTTCGCCACCTCCGCCGAGAGCTTGGGGTTTTCTTAGAGATCAATGGATCCCGTGTTCAGTCGTCCGATTCCGTCTCTATCTCCCTACGTCGCGATCGTGTCGACAAGGATGCATCCGAAGTCACCTATGTCAGCACAGACAGCGTCAAAATATCGGGTCCTGCCGAATTTGAAGTCTGTGAGGAGGAGGATTTGATTCTGTGTGGCTCGTTGCAGAGAGCCGATGTTGCTTCCTGGACCAATGGGTCTGGGTGGAGCATGGATTGTTATGTAGCAACCTCCCTTGCTAATGGGAGGTCTGCGTTTTTGCAGCCAAGGATTGGTGTTTCCTCTCCATCAATCGAGGTTTATATAGCGGGATGCTGTTCGGGAATTCCGgaaattttgacaaaaactATCCTGGTCAGTCCAAGGAGGAAGGTATTGAGGCAAGGGATGCTTGATGCTATTCCCGAGGAAGAAGAGATAGGAAAAGAAGGCAGTCTATGCAATGGTTTTGTTCGGCAAAGGAAATCGCAGGTGATGTCAATTTTGTCGTGTTATTTCTTAGCTTTAAATGTACGAGTATGTTGAGATACACGACTTATTTtcttttccaataattatttccGACTCAATCTATCAAACATTCAAAATGTGTTGTCAGCAAATGTCCTTGCATATTTCATCCTTTTAATGATGGTGATTCTCTACATCAAGTAAAGATGCTAGAGTTGcttaaaattttactttttgatTATTGATAACTGTTAATAAATAATGGAAAAGTTGTTAACTGCTGTTGAAGTTGGAGAAGTAACTCTATGCGTGGGATCAAGTAAAACGATTGCTAGACTTAATCACTTAATACCTCTGATGTAGATTGTCTGCTAGTAAAGATAGATGGAGGATTCCAGCTTTGATACCTGTAGCCGGTTTTCTGCAGAAGTAGTCTTTGGTACTGATTGGTGTGTACGATAGATCAACCCATAATCAGCCCAAATACCATATAATTAATCGCACTTCATAAATTACCTGTATCtaacacatttttttttcattcataTTACACATCCATATCTTTCAATCATCTCATGACGTGTCAAACGGTACCTTACTATTGTATTTTTCAATCAAGTGTTTTATGGATTGAAGTATGAAGACATATGGTATGCCGTGGGTTAAGCTAGTTGATTCACCTTTCATAATCTTATTCCTGGCTTTAATAGCAGCACTTATTTTTTGCtgaaagaaattatttttattccgTAATTGAGTAGCAACTCCTGAATTGAGGTAGACCGTAGAGTTGCATGTTGACAAGCGGAATTTGAGTTTTTGTTTCTGAATTCGCTGCAAAgttatatttgttgttttgtCCGCTCTAATGGTAGATTGTGCTGGAGCTATTATGGGCAAAGAACTTCCGTACGACAGCTATTTTCACCCTTTTGTTCCATGTTTTGACTACCTTCTGATCTCTCTGTCTTTGTTCAATTTTTAATTGTAATTGTTGCATGATCCAACTTCTTGATTTAATATCTTAGACAGGTAATTGCCATTATTACAAaaagtttttttatttgttatttttcatttaaatgtgAATCACATCCTCCTTGCAACCCTGATTATTTTGCCCT comes from Primulina huaijiensis isolate GDHJ02 chromosome 17, ASM1229523v2, whole genome shotgun sequence and encodes:
- the LOC140962791 gene encoding uncharacterized protein At1g01500-like, translating into MDDKGDKLALAIYKPLRFTGGCLEIRLFYVRVAPCSVDSLPDRLTLRHLRRELGVFLEINGSRVQSSDSVSISLRRDRVDKDASEVTYVSTDSVKISGPAEFEVCEEEDLILCGSLQRADVASWTNGSGWSMDCYVATSLANGRSAFLQPRIGVSSPSIEVYIAGCCSGIPEILTKTILVSPRRKVLRQGMLDAIPEEEEIGKEGSLCNGFVRQRKSQVMESDAYDYESDGKVGHYSEDMYYGEDGQLSWFNAGVRVGVGIGLGMCLGVGIGVGLLMRSYQATTRSFRRKFF